Proteins co-encoded in one Listeria ivanovii subsp. ivanovii genomic window:
- a CDS encoding alkaline phosphatase family protein, with protein sequence MKKHLFVISLDALGALDLKDTSELPALHELIHNGTHIEEVETIYPSLTYPAHTTIITGHYPNTHGIVNNTKIQPQKDSPDWYWYKKAIQVPTLYDLAKEKGMTTAAFLWPVAAKSGIDYNIAEIFPNRFWLTQMMVSLNGSSPFFLIDMDRKFGHLRKGINQPALDTFLTASVVDTIKTKKPDLLLTHLVDMDSMRHAHGVHSLEAKAALKRHDNRLGQIIQATKEAGIYENTVFAVLGDHYQLDVTHAIRLNVLFAENGWLQVVDSKITDWQVYAKSCDGSCYIYTKDERLIPAIMKLLQKVKGIEAIITNEEISRRGADRNAALMAEGNLGYYFMDDLYGPANEVVTKDMLGKPGYYKAVHGYSPEKENYQTTFIFNGPGIKSDAKMANARLIDAAPTFAEILGLQFPNTAGSTLSDIFE encoded by the coding sequence GTGAAAAAACATCTTTTTGTTATTTCATTAGATGCTCTAGGGGCACTTGATTTAAAAGATACTAGCGAACTACCTGCCTTACATGAATTAATTCATAATGGAACACATATTGAAGAAGTCGAAACAATTTATCCATCACTTACATATCCAGCCCACACAACCATTATTACGGGGCACTATCCAAATACACATGGCATCGTTAATAACACAAAAATCCAACCACAGAAAGATTCACCAGACTGGTATTGGTACAAAAAAGCGATTCAAGTTCCTACATTATATGATTTAGCGAAAGAAAAAGGAATGACAACAGCGGCTTTTTTATGGCCAGTGGCTGCAAAAAGTGGAATTGATTATAATATCGCCGAAATTTTCCCCAATCGCTTTTGGTTAACACAAATGATGGTTTCTTTAAATGGTAGTTCTCCGTTTTTTCTAATTGATATGGACCGGAAGTTTGGTCATCTTAGAAAAGGAATTAATCAACCTGCACTTGATACATTTCTAACAGCTAGTGTGGTAGACACAATAAAAACGAAAAAGCCAGATTTACTTTTAACTCATTTAGTAGACATGGATAGCATGCGACATGCACACGGAGTTCATTCATTAGAAGCAAAGGCAGCTTTGAAACGGCATGACAATCGACTCGGACAAATCATTCAAGCTACAAAAGAAGCAGGTATTTATGAAAATACAGTTTTCGCGGTACTCGGAGATCATTATCAGTTAGATGTAACACACGCAATTCGTTTAAATGTTCTTTTTGCCGAAAATGGTTGGCTTCAAGTAGTTGATAGTAAAATTACTGATTGGCAAGTATATGCAAAAAGCTGTGATGGCTCCTGCTATATTTATACGAAAGATGAAAGACTAATTCCTGCAATTATGAAGTTGCTTCAAAAGGTTAAAGGGATTGAAGCGATCATAACGAACGAAGAGATTTCTCGTCGAGGAGCCGATCGCAATGCAGCATTAATGGCAGAAGGGAATCTAGGATATTATTTTATGGATGATTTATATGGTCCAGCAAATGAAGTTGTCACGAAAGATATGCTCGGAAAACCTGGCTATTACAAAGCTGTACATGGTTACTCTCCTGAAAAAGAAAATTATCAAACGACTTTCATTTTTAATGGTCCAGGCATCAAATCAGATGCGAAAATGGCTAATGCGAGGTTAATTGACGCTGCGCCTACTTTTGCTGAAATTCTTGGCTTACAGTTTCCAAATACAGCTGGCTCAACTTTAAGTGACATATTCGAATAA
- a CDS encoding Nramp family divalent metal transporter yields the protein MKKEKAERTKESWRKAQNAPSLSEVNNSVAIPKDAKFFRKLLAFMGPGALIAVGYVDPGNWATSIAGGSEFGYTLLSVILISNILAVLLQSLASKLGIVTGRDLAQASSDSFSKPFGFVLWILAELAIIATDIAEVIGSAIALNLLFGIPLIWGVCITALDIFLVLFLQHKGFRYIEVIVITLMVTILVCFGAEMVMSHPDVQAIAKGFIPQAEIVTNPAMLYIALGILGATVMPHNLYLHSSIVQTRQYARTKEGKKEAIRFSFIDSTFSLTIALLINASILILAAAAFYTTGQNNVAGIEDAYKLLNPTLGSSIASTVFAVALLASGQNSTLTGTLAGQIVMEGFLNIRLKPVVRRLLTRFLAIVPAVIITALYGANGINELLIFSQVILSMQLSFAVIPLVMFTSDKRKMGDFVNPPWLKIISWAVAIFIAVLNIYLLFYTLTSL from the coding sequence ATGAAAAAGGAGAAAGCAGAACGTACAAAAGAAAGCTGGAGAAAAGCACAGAATGCTCCCAGTTTAAGCGAGGTAAATAATTCCGTAGCAATTCCAAAAGATGCGAAGTTTTTCCGGAAATTACTGGCATTTATGGGACCGGGAGCACTCATCGCAGTTGGCTATGTTGATCCAGGGAATTGGGCAACCTCTATCGCCGGAGGATCTGAATTTGGTTACACTTTACTTTCTGTTATTTTAATTTCTAATATTTTAGCTGTTTTATTACAATCACTCGCATCCAAATTGGGAATTGTTACTGGTCGCGACTTGGCCCAAGCTTCTAGCGACAGTTTTTCCAAACCATTTGGATTTGTCTTGTGGATTTTAGCTGAATTAGCCATTATTGCAACAGATATTGCAGAAGTAATTGGAAGTGCAATTGCCCTTAATCTGCTATTTGGTATTCCGTTAATCTGGGGTGTTTGCATTACCGCTCTTGACATATTTCTTGTGCTCTTCCTGCAACACAAAGGTTTCCGTTACATAGAAGTTATCGTTATTACTCTAATGGTTACAATACTTGTTTGTTTCGGAGCAGAAATGGTGATGTCGCATCCTGATGTACAAGCCATTGCCAAAGGATTTATTCCCCAAGCGGAAATTGTAACCAATCCTGCGATGCTTTATATCGCACTTGGAATTCTTGGAGCAACAGTAATGCCACATAATTTATATTTGCACTCATCGATTGTTCAAACAAGGCAATATGCTAGAACCAAAGAAGGAAAGAAGGAAGCCATTCGTTTTTCTTTTATTGATTCTACTTTTTCATTAACTATTGCTTTATTAATTAATGCTTCCATTTTAATTTTAGCAGCAGCAGCATTTTATACAACCGGACAAAATAATGTAGCTGGAATTGAAGATGCTTATAAGTTATTAAATCCTACACTTGGAAGTAGCATTGCGAGTACAGTTTTTGCAGTTGCTTTATTAGCTTCTGGTCAAAACTCAACCTTAACAGGGACACTAGCTGGCCAGATTGTTATGGAAGGTTTCTTAAATATCCGTTTAAAACCAGTAGTACGACGATTGCTAACTCGTTTCTTAGCAATTGTTCCGGCCGTTATTATTACTGCACTATACGGAGCAAATGGAATTAATGAACTTTTGATTTTTAGTCAAGTTATTCTCTCAATGCAATTATCTTTTGCTGTCATTCCACTAGTTATGTTTACGAGTGATAAACGGAAAATGGGAGATTTTGTTAATCCGCCTTGGTTAAAAATTATTTCTTGGGCCGTAGCAATTTTTATCGCTGTTTTGAATATTTATTTATTATTTTATACTTTAACGTCATTATAA
- a CDS encoding ABC transporter permease — protein sequence MDTLKQLIDYYQTNGSYVMEEFWRHFLMSAYGVIFAAIVAIPLGVYIARKKRLAGWVIQTANIIQTIPALAMLAVLMLVMGLGTNTVVLSLFLYSLLPILKNTYTGIRNVDGALLESGKAMGMTKWQVLRLIEMPLALSVIMAGIRNALVIAIGVAAIGTFVGAGGLGDIIVRGTNATNGTAIILAGAIPTAVMAILADLLLGWVERRLNPVKNKRKTLTEAL from the coding sequence ATGGACACATTAAAACAATTAATTGACTATTATCAAACAAATGGAAGTTACGTCATGGAAGAGTTCTGGCGGCATTTCTTAATGAGTGCTTACGGAGTTATTTTCGCAGCAATCGTAGCGATACCACTCGGAGTATATATTGCTAGGAAAAAACGTTTAGCTGGTTGGGTCATTCAAACTGCTAATATTATCCAAACGATTCCTGCCTTGGCAATGCTCGCTGTATTAATGCTTGTCATGGGTCTAGGGACGAATACAGTCGTTTTATCCTTATTCCTCTACTCTTTACTGCCAATATTAAAAAATACCTATACAGGCATTAGAAACGTCGATGGAGCACTTCTTGAATCTGGCAAGGCAATGGGGATGACGAAATGGCAAGTTCTTCGTTTAATCGAAATGCCACTTGCTTTATCTGTTATTATGGCAGGGATACGGAATGCTTTAGTTATTGCTATCGGTGTTGCAGCAATTGGGACATTCGTTGGGGCTGGTGGACTTGGTGACATCATCGTCCGTGGTACAAACGCTACTAACGGAACCGCGATTATCCTTGCTGGGGCAATCCCAACCGCAGTTATGGCTATTTTAGCTGACTTATTACTTGGTTGGGTGGAACGTAGATTAAATCCTGTTAAGAACAAAAGAAAAACTCTTACCGAAGCGCTATAG
- a CDS encoding osmoprotectant ABC transporter substrate-binding protein encodes MKKKLIALMSVLLLTSSLFLSSCALPGLGGGSKDTIRIGAMATTESQIVSNILKELIEHDTGLKVEIVNNLGSTIVQHQAMLNGDVDITATRYTGTDLVGPLGEEAIKDPDKALAAVQKGFEERFHQTWFDSYGFANTYVFMVRQDTAKKYNLTTVSDMRKVEDQLTAGVDNSWMEREGDGYKAFSEAYDIQFKKIFPMQIGLIYTALKNKQMDVALGYSTDGRIPTYHLKLLEDDKKFFPPYDASALATDEILEKHPELKITINKLKGKISTEQMQKLNYAADGELKEPSIVAKEFLEKNNYFEGNN; translated from the coding sequence ATGAAGAAAAAACTAATTGCTTTAATGAGTGTGTTGCTACTAACTAGTTCGCTCTTCTTATCAAGCTGTGCCTTACCTGGACTTGGAGGAGGTTCCAAAGATACGATTCGAATTGGCGCAATGGCCACTACTGAATCACAAATTGTTTCGAACATTTTAAAAGAGTTAATTGAACATGATACAGGTCTAAAAGTAGAAATAGTTAACAATTTAGGTTCAACCATCGTTCAACACCAAGCAATGCTCAATGGAGATGTAGATATTACTGCCACTAGATACACTGGTACAGATTTAGTTGGACCACTTGGAGAAGAAGCAATCAAAGACCCAGATAAAGCTCTAGCAGCTGTCCAAAAAGGCTTTGAAGAACGCTTCCACCAGACATGGTTTGATTCTTACGGTTTTGCTAATACTTATGTGTTTATGGTTCGCCAAGATACAGCAAAAAAATATAATTTAACGACAGTAAGTGATATGCGAAAAGTAGAAGATCAATTAACTGCTGGGGTAGATAATTCTTGGATGGAACGTGAAGGCGATGGTTATAAAGCCTTTTCTGAAGCTTATGATATCCAATTCAAAAAGATTTTCCCTATGCAAATTGGCTTGATTTACACCGCGCTTAAAAACAAACAAATGGATGTGGCACTCGGATACTCCACTGATGGCCGTATACCAACTTATCATCTAAAGTTACTAGAAGATGATAAAAAATTCTTTCCACCATATGATGCCTCTGCTCTTGCAACAGATGAAATTTTGGAGAAACACCCTGAATTAAAAATAACTATCAACAAATTAAAAGGAAAAATTTCCACAGAACAAATGCAAAAACTCAATTACGCAGCAGATGGCGAACTAAAAGAACCTTCTATTGTAGCAAAAGAGTTCCTGGAAAAAAATAATTACTTTGAAGGTAATAACTAA
- a CDS encoding AI-2E family transporter codes for MKELSLFLQNRSVKRVGVFLLIAFVLYLLRSQMNIILLTFIFSYLITRLENFILRRISIYRQIIVLLLYTIIAVVIVLVFVKYIPVLGEQVNQLVKFGNSFFKTESNNDFINYIIRLANQFNIMKFTEQGVSMILTYLTNVGTVLMNVFIALMLSLFFSLGKDHLISFTNQFSTSKIGFIYEEVKFFGSKFVGTFGKVIEAQFIIALVNAILTTIALWILHFPQLMTLSIMVFLLGLIPVAGVIISLVPLTIIGYSIGGVEYIFYILIVVIIIHALESYVLNPKLMSAKTNLPVFYTFIILIFGEHFFGIWGLIVGIPVVMFFLDVLGVTGQEEIEQPKDTISHT; via the coding sequence TTGAAAGAACTTAGTTTATTTTTACAAAATCGGAGTGTTAAACGTGTTGGAGTATTTCTATTAATCGCCTTTGTTTTATATTTACTTCGGAGTCAAATGAATATTATTTTATTAACGTTCATTTTTTCTTACCTTATTACTCGGCTAGAGAATTTTATTTTACGGAGAATTTCAATTTATCGGCAGATTATTGTTTTGTTACTGTATACAATAATTGCTGTAGTGATTGTACTAGTTTTCGTTAAATATATACCTGTTTTAGGTGAACAGGTAAATCAATTAGTCAAATTTGGCAATAGTTTCTTCAAAACAGAGAGCAACAATGATTTTATTAATTATATTATCCGCTTAGCAAATCAATTCAATATTATGAAATTCACAGAACAAGGCGTATCAATGATTTTGACTTATTTAACCAATGTAGGAACTGTGCTAATGAATGTTTTCATTGCATTAATGCTAAGCCTATTTTTCTCCCTAGGTAAAGATCATCTAATTTCATTTACCAATCAGTTTTCGACAAGTAAAATTGGTTTTATTTATGAAGAGGTAAAGTTTTTTGGATCAAAATTTGTTGGGACATTTGGTAAAGTTATTGAAGCACAGTTTATCATTGCGCTTGTGAACGCGATTTTAACAACTATCGCGCTTTGGATTTTACATTTCCCGCAGTTAATGACTTTATCGATTATGGTGTTCTTACTAGGTTTAATTCCAGTAGCAGGGGTTATTATTTCGCTCGTACCACTAACTATTATCGGTTATTCGATTGGTGGCGTAGAATATATTTTCTATATTTTAATAGTCGTTATTATCATCCATGCGTTAGAATCTTACGTATTAAATCCGAAATTAATGTCAGCCAAAACTAATTTACCTGTATTCTACACTTTTATCATCCTAATTTTCGGGGAGCATTTCTTTGGGATTTGGGGATTAATCGTTGGTATACCAGTCGTCATGTTCTTTTTAGATGTTCTTGGAGTGACAGGGCAAGAAGAAATAGAACAGCCAAAAGACACCATCAGTCATACTTAA
- the murB gene encoding UDP-N-acetylmuramate dehydrogenase yields the protein MRNIQTEFPHISIKLNEPLSQYTYTKTGGKADIFVMPKTIKETQEIVSYCHRKNIPLTILGNGSNLIIKDGGIRGVILHLDLLQSIERTNTQITAMSGAKLIETAKFALEESLSGLEFACGIPGSIGGALHMNAGAYGGEISDVLEAATVLTQSGELKKLKRAELKAAYRFSTIAENNYIVLDATFSLQLDDKNNIQTKMAELTAAREAKQPLEYPSCGSVFKRPAGHFAGKLIQDSGLQGHIIGGAQVSLKHAGFIVNIGGATATDYMNLITFVQKTVREKFDIELETEVKIIGEDKEAKNN from the coding sequence ATGAGAAATATCCAAACAGAATTTCCGCATATTTCCATCAAGTTAAATGAACCATTATCTCAATATACCTATACAAAAACAGGTGGAAAAGCAGATATATTTGTGATGCCAAAGACAATTAAAGAAACGCAAGAAATTGTCTCGTATTGTCATCGAAAAAACATCCCACTAACAATCCTTGGAAATGGATCGAATTTAATAATAAAAGATGGCGGCATTCGAGGCGTGATCCTACACCTTGATTTACTTCAATCAATAGAAAGAACAAACACGCAAATCACCGCGATGAGTGGGGCCAAATTAATTGAAACAGCAAAATTCGCCTTAGAGGAGAGTTTGAGTGGACTTGAATTTGCTTGTGGTATTCCTGGTTCGATTGGTGGAGCACTACATATGAATGCTGGTGCATATGGAGGCGAAATAAGTGATGTTTTAGAAGCTGCAACTGTTTTAACCCAATCTGGTGAACTAAAAAAGTTAAAACGTGCTGAATTAAAAGCAGCCTACCGTTTTAGTACAATTGCAGAAAATAACTATATTGTTTTAGATGCAACATTTTCACTGCAATTAGATGACAAAAATAATATTCAAACAAAAATGGCTGAATTAACTGCTGCAAGAGAAGCAAAACAACCACTCGAATATCCTTCATGTGGCAGTGTATTTAAGCGTCCAGCTGGTCACTTTGCAGGGAAATTAATTCAAGATAGTGGTTTACAAGGACATATAATTGGTGGTGCACAAGTTTCATTAAAACATGCTGGTTTTATCGTGAATATCGGAGGTGCAACAGCAACAGATTATATGAATTTAATCACTTTTGTTCAAAAAACAGTACGTGAAAAGTTTGACATCGAATTGGAAACCGAAGTCAAAATAATTGGTGAAGATAAGGAAGCAAAAAATAATTAG
- a CDS encoding ABC transporter permease — protein MDAIVTFFQENGHNLLVQTWQHLFISLSAVILGIAVAVPTGILLTRSPRGANFVIGVVSVLQTVPSLAILAFIIPFLGVGTLPAIIALFIYALLPILRNTFIGVRGVDKNLIESGRGMGMTNWQLIVNVEIPNSISVIMAGIRLSAVYVIAWATLASYIGAGGLGDFIFNGLNLYRPDLILGGAIPVTILALVVEFALGKLEYRLTPKAIREAREGGE, from the coding sequence ATGGACGCTATTGTTACTTTTTTTCAAGAAAACGGCCATAACTTGCTTGTTCAAACATGGCAACATTTATTCATCTCCTTATCTGCTGTTATTTTAGGGATTGCAGTAGCTGTACCAACTGGGATTTTGTTAACTAGATCGCCAAGGGGAGCAAATTTTGTTATCGGTGTGGTTAGTGTTCTTCAAACAGTGCCTTCTCTTGCAATTCTGGCATTTATTATTCCATTTCTTGGAGTAGGAACGCTACCTGCGATTATCGCGTTATTTATCTATGCGCTGTTACCAATCTTACGTAATACATTTATCGGTGTTCGTGGTGTAGATAAAAATTTAATTGAATCTGGCAGAGGTATGGGAATGACAAACTGGCAATTAATTGTTAATGTTGAAATTCCTAACTCTATTTCCGTTATTATGGCAGGGATTCGCTTATCTGCAGTCTATGTTATTGCTTGGGCAACACTTGCATCGTATATTGGAGCAGGCGGACTAGGTGACTTTATTTTTAACGGTCTGAATTTATACCGTCCTGATTTAATTCTTGGCGGAGCAATACCGGTTACCATTTTAGCCCTTGTAGTAGAATTCGCGCTTGGAAAACTGGAGTATCGCTTAACTCCTAAAGCCATCCGTGAAGCTCGGGAAGGGGGAGAATGA
- a CDS encoding ABC transporter ATP-binding protein — MIRFDSVSKNYNNDKTAVKNVTLDIKDGEFFVFIGPSGCGKTTTLKMINRLIPLTTGTIYINEKRISDYDIHELRWDIGYVLQQIALFPHMTIEENIAIVPELKKWDKEKIHARITELLDSVGLDPESYRHRKPAELSGGEQQRVGVVRALAADPGIILMDEPFSALDPISRQRLQQDISALQKKIKKTIVFVTHDMQEALALGDRICVMQEGEIVQVATPQEIIKNPENDFVKDFLASGHAFNTPILEGSFTVNDLIEADLFYDYQTSDGTLGISLKEPVENLIRRVAEEQSIPVLNEASGKFVGTITNKHVMQFLARHLESSGELV; from the coding sequence ATGATTCGTTTTGACAGTGTATCTAAAAATTATAATAATGATAAAACTGCTGTGAAGAATGTGACACTTGACATAAAAGATGGCGAATTCTTCGTTTTCATCGGACCAAGTGGTTGCGGGAAAACAACAACACTCAAAATGATTAACCGATTGATTCCTTTAACGACAGGAACAATCTATATCAATGAAAAAAGAATTAGCGATTACGATATTCATGAACTTCGCTGGGATATCGGTTATGTTTTGCAACAAATTGCTCTATTTCCCCATATGACCATAGAAGAAAATATTGCAATTGTGCCAGAACTGAAAAAATGGGATAAAGAAAAAATTCATGCTCGGATTACCGAGTTATTAGATAGCGTTGGACTTGATCCGGAAAGCTATCGCCACCGTAAACCAGCGGAACTATCTGGAGGAGAGCAACAACGAGTTGGAGTAGTTCGCGCGCTCGCGGCTGACCCTGGAATTATTTTAATGGATGAACCTTTCAGCGCACTGGATCCCATTTCAAGGCAACGACTTCAACAAGATATTTCGGCACTTCAAAAGAAAATCAAAAAAACGATTGTCTTTGTAACCCATGATATGCAAGAAGCACTTGCTCTTGGTGACCGAATTTGCGTGATGCAAGAAGGCGAAATTGTTCAAGTCGCTACACCACAAGAAATTATTAAAAACCCAGAGAATGATTTTGTTAAAGATTTCTTAGCTTCTGGTCATGCTTTTAATACACCCATTTTAGAAGGTAGTTTTACAGTGAATGATTTAATAGAAGCAGATTTATTTTATGACTACCAAACGAGCGACGGAACTCTTGGCATTTCTTTAAAAGAGCCGGTGGAGAATTTAATACGTCGTGTGGCGGAGGAACAATCTATTCCTGTTCTAAATGAAGCTTCGGGCAAATTCGTCGGAACCATTACAAATAAGCATGTAATGCAATTCTTAGCGCGCCACCTAGAAAGTTCAGGTGAGCTAGTATGA
- a CDS encoding ABC transporter permease/substrate-binding protein, translating to MNTLLNTFEARKDELFTALVQHIQISFVSLFIAVLIALPLGIYLTRHKRLAEPIIQVAAIFQTIPSLALLGLLIPLVGIGIVPAIIALVIYALLPILRNTYTGIKEVDPALVEASRAMGMNKWKRLYKVQLPLAMPVIMAGIRTAMVLIIGTATLAALIGAGGLGDLILLGIDRNDNSLILLGAIPAALLAILFDFLLRFLEKASFRSTIITISAGVLLTAAIVVVPYLTSDKKEITIAGKLGAEPEILINMYKIVIEDETDLKVNVKPNMGKTSFVFNALKSGDIDIYPEFTGTVLETFLKVNAKTHNPEKVYEQARDGLAKDFDMAYLKPMKYNNTYALAVSPEFAKENNLEKISDLGPVTDQVKAGFTLEFKDRSDGYKGIQETYGLTFPNLKTMEPKLRYNAIKSGDINLLDAYSTDSELAQYKLKVLKDDQQLFPPYQGAPLLLKETLDEHPELRKPLNKLAGKITDDEMRKMNYEVNVNGKSAYTVAKNYLQKQGLVK from the coding sequence ATGAATACATTATTAAATACTTTTGAGGCTCGTAAAGATGAACTATTTACTGCCCTTGTTCAACATATTCAAATTTCGTTTGTTTCGCTTTTTATTGCTGTTTTAATTGCTTTACCACTTGGTATTTATTTAACTAGACATAAGCGACTTGCTGAGCCGATCATCCAAGTAGCAGCTATTTTTCAAACGATACCATCACTTGCCCTACTAGGTTTATTAATTCCACTAGTTGGTATTGGAATCGTTCCAGCGATTATTGCGCTTGTTATTTACGCTCTCCTTCCGATTTTGAGGAATACATATACTGGGATAAAAGAAGTTGACCCAGCCCTTGTTGAAGCTTCACGTGCAATGGGAATGAACAAATGGAAAAGATTATATAAAGTACAGCTACCTTTAGCTATGCCCGTTATAATGGCTGGTATCCGAACTGCGATGGTGCTCATTATTGGAACGGCTACACTTGCGGCATTAATTGGCGCCGGTGGTTTAGGGGACTTAATTTTACTTGGAATTGATCGTAATGATAATAGTTTAATTCTACTAGGTGCTATTCCAGCTGCATTACTAGCAATTTTGTTTGACTTTTTATTGCGGTTTCTTGAAAAAGCATCATTTAGAAGTACCATTATTACCATTTCTGCCGGGGTCCTACTCACAGCGGCAATCGTTGTTGTTCCGTACCTTACTTCTGACAAAAAAGAGATTACTATTGCAGGTAAACTAGGAGCCGAACCAGAAATCTTAATTAATATGTATAAAATAGTTATTGAAGATGAAACTGACTTGAAAGTTAATGTTAAGCCGAATATGGGTAAAACAAGTTTCGTATTTAATGCACTAAAATCTGGAGATATCGATATTTATCCAGAATTCACAGGTACGGTTTTGGAAACTTTCTTAAAGGTAAATGCCAAAACGCATAATCCTGAGAAAGTGTATGAGCAAGCTCGTGACGGATTAGCGAAAGATTTTGATATGGCTTATCTAAAACCGATGAAATATAATAATACTTATGCTTTAGCTGTTTCACCGGAATTTGCTAAGGAAAATAATTTAGAAAAAATATCTGATTTAGGTCCAGTAACGGATCAAGTGAAAGCTGGTTTCACTTTAGAATTTAAAGATCGCTCGGATGGGTATAAAGGAATCCAAGAAACCTATGGACTTACTTTCCCTAATTTAAAAACGATGGAACCAAAACTGCGCTATAACGCAATTAAGTCTGGCGATATTAATTTGCTCGATGCCTATTCAACAGACAGCGAACTAGCGCAGTATAAACTAAAAGTACTTAAGGATGATCAGCAACTCTTCCCTCCTTATCAAGGCGCCCCACTGCTGTTAAAAGAAACACTGGATGAACACCCAGAACTTAGAAAACCATTAAACAAACTTGCTGGTAAAATTACCGATGACGAAATGCGAAAAATGAATTATGAGGTCAATGTAAATGGTAAATCAGCTTATACTGTTGCTAAAAATTACTTGCAAAAACAAGGTCTAGTAAAATAA